The following proteins come from a genomic window of Bactrocera tryoni isolate S06 chromosome 1, CSIRO_BtryS06_freeze2, whole genome shotgun sequence:
- the LOC120782696 gene encoding uncharacterized protein LOC120782696, protein MAIDFLILALLLFSFVINLLALGAFWVTPGLRTTANRFTINLLVINLIGCLILAPTLFLSQATRHVASKDAGAVANASTLSLAATASDDRIEILAEPGNRQMTIKHNGKLVEQEGVIVRRNLTSAQDARTIETIYKCNSTYCQELTIDEGTDTIVITEIEEANHHAETVSAAPIDVVAALLPRAHIRCWSIDMTAALGALGVLLVVGDTWCAVTDPLRYHTRISSLKTWIFIALTWVVGLMFGALSAFREIDFTTKTVLHEQQGFTEMSLSSANSIFGISFACVYFVIIILLPFGFVCGMYWRIFSEARENGLRMRQNGSSPLLQSALNLTHHQQSSSLQYANMCAHRNSVSSASSNGGGSACERGGLQMQIDHRKSSPVCARRDSAAKVLLPTISDDGLSDEAAQLESGDYNAEPLVPLTQQPNYADRNQNILLTLQAASGEIKRNYSARQLPLLGTSSQDLLETNRLEGVRQVHSSPNLHKYTQDSLETSCSPHLLGHAELHPHDAATNNTTTGIRQQHFVSPNAHNRQHSHVLQIPCLPHSSPKALSYMSTLRHRLSNASSLFKYREESRTVRISILVIIMFLVSYLPFGFLVLLQSRLPSANFEHSTQLAIFMLLLGNLTSPFIFAYRNKRVRRGVKRLFGFEVSTRERSLQRQSSSSGRGSGFLNRHCAGTRNGANIRRNISKVSTYSLNSCKFLTPQNSLSSAVVPPAAVAVNRHSSPARIHGLRPNSSCSTIINFGAPPAKDQALPTSQHQQQQQTTAVEATPKTATKSCDTPTALKATYILNMNGNSPNGTARISEALPAANGKFTPKRSLFKIFFQGSKNLGCAAAQSCAQGKDAEVEPADV, encoded by the coding sequence ATGGCCATAGATTTTCTAATACTCGCGCTATTGCTGTTCTCGTTCGTCATCAATTTGCTGGCTTTGGGCGCATTCTGGGTGACGCCCGGTCTGCGCACCACTGCCAATCGTTTTACCATCAATTTGCTGGTGATCAATTTGATCGGCTGCCTCATACTGGCGCCCACACTATTCCTCAGTCAGGCAACGCGTCACGTCGCTAGCAAGGATGCCGGCGCCGTCGCTAATGCGTCCACATTGTCACTGGCCGCGACGGCGAGCGATGATCGCATCGAGATACTCGCCGAACCGGGTAATCGCCAGATGACCATCAAGCATAATGGCAAATTGGTGGAGCAGGAGGGCGTTATTGTGCGGCGTAATTTGACGAGCGCGCAGGACGCGCGCACCATTGAAACAATTTATAAGTGCAATTCTACATATTGTCAAGAGTTGACAATCGATGAAGGCACCGATACGATTGTTATCACCGAAATCGAGGAGGCGAATCATCATGCTGAGACAGTGAGTGCAGCGCCTATTGATGTCGTAGCAGCGCTGCTGCCGCGTGCACATATACGCTGCTGGTCCATCGATATGACGGCCGCTTTGGGCGCGCTTGGCGTGCTGCTTGTTGTCGGCGATACTTGGTGTGCCGTCACCGATCCGTTGCGCTATCATACGCGCATATCCAGTTTGAAAACGTGGATATTTATTGCGCTCACTTGGGTGGTGGGTTTGATGTTTGGCGCGCTATCTGCCTTTCGCGAAATCGATTTTACCACCAAAACTGTGCTGCACGAGCAGCAAGGATTTACGGAAATGAGTTTGAGCTCAGCGAATAGTATTTTTGGCATCAGCTTCGCCTGCGTTTACTTCGTCATCATCATATTGCTGCCGTTCGGCTTCGTGTGTGGCATGTATTGGCGCATATTCAGCGAAGCACGTGAGAATGGTTTGCGCATGCGGCAAAATGGTTCATCGCCACTGTTGCAAAGCGCGCTCAATTTGACACATCATCAGCAGAGCTCATCGCTGCAGTATGCGAATATGTGCGCGCATCGCAACTCCGTTTCGTCGGCGTCATCGAATGGTGGTGGCAGCGCTTGTGAACGCGGTGGCCTGCAAATGCAGATTGATCATCGTAAAAGTTCGCCTGTGTGTGCGCGTCGCGACTCCGCCGCCAAAGTGCTGTTGCCCACCATCTCCGATGATGGTTTGTCAGATGAAGCGGCGCAACTCGAATCCGGTGATTACAACGCCGAACCATTGGTGCCACTCACACAGCAACCCAACTATGCGGATCGTAATCAAAATATTCTGTTGACGCTACAAGCTGCGAGCGGTGAAATCAAGCGCAATTATTCGGCGCGTCAGCTGCCCTTGCTCGGCACATCTTCGCAGGATTTGCTGGAAACGAACAGACTAGAAGGTGTGCGTCAAGTGCATTCCTCGCCCAATCTACACAAGTACACACAAGATTCGTTGGAGACCAGCTGTTCGCCGCACCTATTAGGGCATGCAGAGTTGCATCCACATGATGCCGCCACCAACAACACCACCACCGGTATACGCCAACAACATTTCGTGTCACCGAACGCGCACAATCGCCAGCACTCGCATGTGTTGCAAATACCTTGCCTGCCGCATAGCTCGCCGAAAGCGCTTAGCTACATGTCAACGCTGCGCCATCGCCTGTCGAACGCCTCATCGCTCTTCAAATATCGCGAGGAGTCGCGCACAGTGCGCATCAGCATTTTAGTGATCATTATGTTCCTGGTTTCGTATTTGCCTTTCGGCTTCCTGGTCTTGCTGCAGAGTCGCCTGCCCAGCGCCAACTTTGAACATTCCACACAGCTTGCCATCTTCATGCTGCTGCTGGGCAATCTTACGTCACCCTTCATATTTGCCTATCGCAATAAGCGCGTGCGCCGCGGCGTTAAACGTCTCTTCGGTTTCGAAGTTAGCACGCGTGAGCGTTCGCTGCAGCGTCAGAGCAGTTCCAGCGGACGCGGTAGTGGCTTTCTCAATCGCCATTGCGCAGGCACGCGCAACGGCGCCAACATTCGACGCAACATCAGCAAAGTATCCACATATTCGTTAAACTCCTGTAAATTTCTAACACCACAGAATTCGCTCAGCAGCGCCGTTGTGCCGCCAGCAGCAGTAGCCGTCAACCGGCACAGCAGTCCCGCGCGCATACATGGCCTGCGCCCGAACAGCAGCTGCAGCACGATCATCAATTTCGGCGCTCCACCAGCTAAAGACCAGGCGCTGCCAACGTCACAgcatcagcagcaacagcaaacaaCAGCAGTAGAGGCTACACCAAAGACTGCAACCAAGTCATGTGACACACCTACCGCTCTCAAAGCCACATACATATTGAACATGAATGGCAATTCACCGAATGGCACCGCGCGCATTAGCGAAGCGCTGCCAGCGGCGAATGGCAAATTCACGCCAAAGCGCAGCCTATTTAAGATCTTCTTTCAAGGTTCGAAGAATCTGGGCTGCGCTGCAGCGCAATCATGCGCGCAAGGCAAAGATGCTGAAGTGGAACCAGCCGACGTATGA